A genomic stretch from Coffea arabica cultivar ET-39 chromosome 10c, Coffea Arabica ET-39 HiFi, whole genome shotgun sequence includes:
- the LOC113713282 gene encoding probable strigolactone esterase DAD2, with protein sequence MVPSLLEALNVRVVGSGERILVLAHGIGTDQSAWQRILPFFLPNYRVILYDLVCAGSVNPDYFDFRRYTTLDAYVDDLLHILDALGVDRCAYVGHSVSAMIGILASIRRPELFSKLILIGASPRFLNDNDYHGGFEQGEIDKLFSAMEANYEAWVNGFAPLAVGADVPAAVREFSRTLFNMRPDITLFVSRQVFNSDLRGVLGFVKVPCSIIQTAKDCSVPTSVATYLKNHLGGRSTVHMLNLEGHLPHLSAPALLAQELLRALPRC encoded by the exons ATGGTTCCCAGCCTCCTGGAGGCTTTGAACGTGCGAGTTGTGGGCTCTGGCGAAAGAATCCTGGTCTTAGCCCATGGCATCGGCACTGATCAGTCTGCCTGGCAGCGAATTCTGCCCTTCTTCTTGCCGAACTACAGGGTCATCCTCTATGACCTCGTCTGTGCTGGCAGCGTCAATCCTGATTACTTCGATTTCCGGCGTTACACCACTCTGGATGCCTACGTCGATGACCTCCTCCATATCCTCGATGCTCTTGGCGTCGATCGATGCGCTTATGTTGGCCACTCTGTCTCCGCCATGATCGGGATTCTAGCCTCCATTCGCCGCCCTGAACTGTTCTCTAAGCTCATCCTGATAGGTGCATCACCTAG GTTCTTGAACGACAATGACTATCATggtggatttgagcaaggagaAATTGACAAATTGTTTTCGGCAATGGAGGCCAATTACGAGGCATGGGTCAACGGCTTCGCTCCACTAGCGGTGGGGGCCGATGTGCCGGCGGCTGTTCGAGAATTCAGTCGGACCTTGTTCAACATGAGGCCCGATATAACATTATTTGTGTCACGCCAAGTTTTTAACAGCGACTTAAGGGGAGTGCTAGGTTTTGTAAAAGTGCCCTGTAGCATAATTCAGACGGCTAAAGATTGTTCAGTACCAACATCGGTGGCGACTTATTTGAAGAATCACCTTGGCGGGCGGAGCACGGTGCACATGCTGAACTTAGAGGGCCACCTTCCCCACCTGAGTGCACCGGCTTTGTTGGCTCAGGAGCTCCTGCGAGCTCTGCCCCGGTGCTAA